GCGCACCTATCCTGCTTTTCTGACATGCAGGTGACTTCCTCTCCGGCCTGAAGGCCGGAGCTTCCTGTCTCACTGATCTGTTTCATCCAGCATCTCCACAGGCTCTGCCCCTCAGTCCGAGGGTGAGAATGTTTAATGCCGCGTTGAGATCCCGATCAAGCCTGAGCCCGCATCGCGGGCACTCGTGGACTCGATCCTTC
The nucleotide sequence above comes from Methanothrix sp.. Encoded proteins:
- a CDS encoding zinc ribbon domain-containing protein — protein: KDRVHECPRCGLRLDRDLNAALNILTLGLRGRACGDAG